A region of Maridesulfovibrio sp. DNA encodes the following proteins:
- a CDS encoding bifunctional oligoribonuclease/PAP phosphatase NrnA, which produces MEARLKEICRILKEEDDFLVAAHFNPDGDALGSTAAMGYILEKLGKRYRLYNQSGKPEAMDWFETPAPILTEIPKGFDGWYIILDCGDAPRMGETLMNAMDPEKSINIDHHMGNSGFAAINWVDTNRPAVGEMITLIAKELKISLSGKLGESIYLSIATDTGFFTYSNTRPETLEIIADIIRYGLDLGDFVPKIRNQWTMKRINLWATALGKIEMHHDGQTAMLFIPQEMLDDAGASGPDCEGLVSFILRIKGVRVAVLIREDSPMRYKFSLRSQSRDNVQVVASLFGGGGHKNASGGLIENTPDTVRERLITAIGDKVMN; this is translated from the coding sequence TGCTCTTGGCTCCACCGCCGCCATGGGATACATTCTCGAAAAACTGGGCAAGCGCTACCGCCTTTATAACCAAAGCGGTAAACCTGAAGCCATGGACTGGTTTGAGACACCGGCCCCGATACTAACCGAAATTCCAAAAGGATTTGACGGCTGGTACATCATACTCGATTGCGGAGATGCGCCGCGCATGGGTGAGACACTCATGAACGCGATGGACCCGGAAAAATCCATTAATATAGACCATCACATGGGCAACTCCGGTTTTGCCGCCATAAATTGGGTAGACACCAACCGCCCGGCAGTGGGTGAAATGATCACCCTCATAGCTAAAGAGCTTAAAATTTCTCTTTCAGGCAAGCTTGGCGAGTCTATTTACCTGTCCATTGCGACTGATACAGGTTTTTTCACCTACAGCAACACCAGACCAGAGACTCTTGAAATAATCGCTGATATTATTCGCTATGGGCTAGATCTTGGTGATTTTGTACCCAAAATCCGCAACCAGTGGACCATGAAGCGCATAAACCTCTGGGCTACGGCTCTGGGAAAAATTGAAATGCATCACGATGGGCAGACCGCAATGCTCTTCATACCGCAGGAAATGCTCGACGATGCAGGTGCGTCCGGCCCTGATTGCGAAGGACTGGTCAGCTTTATCCTGCGCATCAAGGGTGTTCGCGTTGCCGTACTCATTCGCGAGGACAGCCCAATGCGCTACAAATTCAGCCTGCGCTCCCAGTCCCGCGACAACGTGCAGGTCGTAGCTTCTCTCTTTGGAGGCGGGGGTCATAAGAATGCATCCGGCGGACTGATCGAAAACACCCCCGATACCGTCCGGGAAAGACTCATTACCGCCATCGGCGATAAGGTCATGAATTAA
- the truB gene encoding tRNA pseudouridine(55) synthase TruB, which produces MGRKPKISPFQKHGVLVLNKPSGPTSTDCLNSIKRELKQYKIGHAGTLDPLAEGVLLVMLGQATKLGPYLLGHDKVYTGSLSIGRTTDTYDIQGAETSTGDISEITEKMVENEILHWNDLTSQEVPAYSAAKHKGKPLYELARKGEETPVKIKSIEIFDAEPLEVTLPLARFRVGCSAGTYIRSLVHSLGSRLGCGAVMESLRREESRPYRLSEAHNLDEVLADPEGFEARIIPLADALPHWHRFTVSEDMSIAIRNGTRIPVKDIAADQEIIEGERAMFLDTDGTALALMETKQIDGKLLWVILRGLWG; this is translated from the coding sequence ATGGGAAGAAAACCTAAAATAAGCCCGTTCCAGAAACATGGTGTTCTGGTACTGAACAAACCCTCAGGACCGACTTCTACTGATTGCCTGAATTCAATCAAGCGAGAACTAAAACAGTACAAGATCGGCCATGCAGGTACCCTTGATCCTCTGGCGGAGGGTGTTCTGCTGGTCATGCTCGGACAGGCCACAAAACTCGGGCCTTATCTGCTGGGACATGATAAGGTATACACCGGTAGTTTGAGTATTGGTAGAACTACAGACACTTACGACATTCAGGGTGCTGAAACCTCCACCGGGGACATTTCTGAAATTACAGAAAAAATGGTGGAAAATGAAATTTTGCACTGGAATGACTTGACTAGTCAGGAAGTTCCTGCCTATTCGGCTGCAAAGCATAAAGGCAAACCGCTCTATGAACTGGCCAGAAAAGGGGAAGAAACCCCGGTCAAAATCAAGAGCATTGAAATATTTGACGCAGAACCGCTGGAAGTGACTCTGCCACTGGCCCGTTTCCGGGTTGGGTGCTCTGCCGGCACCTACATTCGCTCCCTGGTCCATAGCTTGGGGTCGCGGCTCGGATGCGGCGCGGTAATGGAATCACTTAGGCGTGAAGAAAGCCGACCTTATCGGCTCAGTGAAGCGCATAACCTTGATGAGGTTCTTGCCGATCCTGAAGGATTCGAGGCTCGGATCATCCCCCTTGCGGATGCCCTGCCCCACTGGCACAGGTTTACCGTATCGGAAGACATGTCCATAGCCATCAGGAACGGTACAAGAATCCCCGTGAAGGATATAGCTGCTGATCAGGAAATTATCGAAGGAGAAAGGGCAATGTTCCTTGATACCGACGGTACAGCTCTGGCTCTGATGGAGACAAAGCAGATTGACGGCAAACTTCTCTGGGTAATTCTTCGCGGCCTGTGGGGCTGA